The DNA region GAATCAGTGACGTGCGCTTGCCGATGGCCGCAGATACCTGGCGTATTGGTTCATGTAAGGCGCCACATCTTCGTACTGATCGACGGCGATGAAGTTCACGCCGGCTGCGATCGCGGCCTTCCAGCGCGGGATGACAGCGTTCATGGAGCCGAAGTTGTAGTCGCTGCCCCATCCCTGGTTCTTCGCAGGGTCGAAGCCGTCGAGTGTGTAGAAGCGAATCCAGAAGCCTTGTTTATGGGCGTGGTCAACCAGCGCACGAAGACGTTTGTTGTCAGTGTCGGTCCAGTCGCCGGCGCGGCTCGCCCCGCCCTCTTCGACGACGTACCAGGAGTTGTTCCACCAGCGGCGGTAGGTGGTCGGGTGCTCGGTCAGAAGCTCTTCAGGAGGAATCGTCGCCTGACGATGGTGCAGTTGTTCGGGTGAGTCGGCCGCGATCTTGCTGGCGTGGGCCGAGCCGAAGAGGCGCAGCTTCGCGCCGACCGGAACATCGTTGTAGAAGACCTTCTCCTGCTCGTCGGAGTCCTCGGTGATGGCGAGAATGGGTCGCCGCTCGATGGGCGTGAGCACGCTGGGGTCGGCGGTCTTCTTCGCCGTCGAGAGCCAGGGCTCGTACTCGCCCAGCAACTGCCATACGGTCCTGAGAAGCTCCGGCTGGTTGGTTTTGAAGTCGAAGTGGAGCACGATGAGCGGCCACTGCTCTGTCTTGTGCTCGGCGAGAGCCTTTTCGACGATGGGCTTAACCTGGTCGAAGAAGTATGCGCGGAGCGTCGGCTCAGTGCCTACAGGCTTGTCGGTGTGCGTGACGACGACGCGGCCTTTGTGCGTCGTTGGGTCTACATACCAGGCGAGGTCCTGCTCGATAGAAACGGGAAAGCCGGAGTTGAGGGCTCGCTGCACGTGGTCGCCGGGGTAGCAGTTGTGCGCATCCAGGATAGGTTGATTGTGATTCAGGAAATTGAGGTCGGCCTTCTGCGCGCGGACTGCTGGTGTGGCGATGAGTAGTGTGAGAAAGAGCGCAGTATGAAGCCGGGAACGAAGCATCGGTGTAGTTCTCCTCGGCAAAGTTATAGAGAATGAGGCCGTCGATGGCAAGGGCGTCACGGTGTTGAGTAGGAGAATGCGTGGGGAACCCGATTTGGTACAGGTTATCCACGGAAATTTAATGCGGTGGGCCGTAAAAGGCTTGATTGGCGCGGCTTCTTCACCGCATACTCCAAATAGATTTCAGCCTCTGCTATGAAAGACGGTTACCTGCGAGACGCCAACGTGACCCGATATAGCCGTCAAGACGCGCTTCGTATCCTGCACCTGCATACGCGACAGATATCGTCGTGGGAGCGGGCAGGGCTGATCTCCCCTGCTGAACAATACACGTTTGAAGATCTGGGACAGCTTCGGACGCTGCGCGATCTGCAATCGAGCGCGGCCAAGGCACGGACGCGGATTACCGCGGAGAGTATTCGCGCCTCCGTCGAGGCAATGCAGCGCGCCGCCGGTTTGCGCAATCCGCTGTTGGAAGCCTCTGCGGTACGGCGCGGTTCACGGTTGACGTTTCGCCATCACGGCGCGCTGGTCGATCCGCTGACGCAGCAGCTTGCCTTCGACTTCGATTCATTGTCAGGGCAGCGGCTGGAGATCGTTCATGCCAGCGAGCAGAAGACCGCGACTCCTTCGCAGCGGGCGGCGGACCTGCAGGAGATGTTTCTGCGTGCTGTCCAGATGGAAGAGGACCCGGCGACGATCTCACACGCTATCGAGCTCTACGAGGTGATTCTTTCCGTTCAGCCGGAACATGCTCCGGCGTTGATCAATCTGGGCACAATCCACTACAACCTGCGGCAGTTTGCGAAGGCTGAGAGACTCTATCGCCGTGCGACGAGCGCCGATCCGGAGTACGCTCTGGCCTTCTTCGATCTTGGTAACGTGCTGGACGAGATGCAGCAGCTTAACGAGGCGATCGTGGCATATCAGAAAGCGGTTGCGTTGGTCCCGCAGTATGCCGATGCACACTACAACCTTGCCTTGGCCTACGAACGGCAGGGGCATCGACGCCGGGCGCTTCGCCACTGGCTGACGTATGTGCGTCTCGATCCTGTGGGTCCGTGGGCCAGCCATGCGCGCGATCAGGCGCGGAAGATCATGAAGGCCGAGAAGCTTTCCATCGTGAGCCGGCGGGGACGGCTGGTTCGCGCCGGCTGAACGGCGCTACAGAGTCAGCTTTGCGATCGTTGCCAATTGCATGAAGCTGGTGCCTTCGTAGATTTTCCCGATCTTGGCGTCGCGATAGAGCTTTTCCACCGGGTAATCCTTCACAAAACCCGATCCTCCGTAAACCTCTACTGCAAGCGATGCGACGCGCTCAGCGACCTGCGAGGCGAAGTACTTGCACATGGCTGCTTCCTTGAGAAACTCCTGCTTCGCATCTTTCAACCGTGCGGCGTTATAGACGAGCAGGCGCGCGGCTTCGATGTCGGTTGCCATTTCAGCGAGTTGGAACTGCATGGCCTGGAAATCGACGATCGGTTTACCGAACTGCTTGCGCTCTTTGGCCCAGCGAACAGCGTGGCCCCAGGCTCCTTGCGCAAGGCCCAGCATTTGCGCGCCGATCCCGATGCGGCCTTCGTTCAGCGTCTCGATGGCAATTTTGTAGCCTTTGCCAGGTTCTCCCAGGACCTGCGAGGCGGGAATAAGGCAGTCGCGGAATATCAGTTCGCATGTGCTCGATGCGCGTATGCCCAGCTTGTCTTCCTTTTTGCCGAGCGAGAAGCCGGGCGTGTCCTTCTCGACGAGAAAGGCTGTGATGCCTTTGTAGCCGGCAGAGCGATCGATGGTCGCGAAGACAATGAAGAGACCAGCCTCTTTCGCGTTGGTGATCCAGAGCTTCTGTCCATTGAGAACGTAGTTGCCGCCCTGTTTTACGGCGCGTGTTTCAAGGGCGAATGCGTCAGAGCCGGAGCTGGCCTCGCTGAGCGCATAGGCGCCGATCGTGTTCGAGGCCAGCATCGACAGGTATTTTTTCTTCTGATCTTCATTTGCCCATCGAGCGAGGGCGTTAATGCAAAGCGTGTTCTGCACGTCGACGAGCACGCCTACGGCGGGGTCGACGGTCGAGATCTCCTCAACGGCGAGGATTGCTTCAAAGAACGTTCCTCCCGCGCCGCCGTATTGTTCGGGAATTTCGATTCCCATCAGGCCCAGCGAGAAGAGCTGCCGGAGCAACTCCGCGTTCATCTGCTGCGACTCGTCCATCCGACGGACGAGAGGTGCAATTTCCCTGGTGGCGAAGTCGCGCACTGTATCGCGAAACATCCGCTCATCTTCACTCACTTGTGTGAGCGCGGACCGATGTTGCTCGTGCATCCGTTGCTCCAATCTCCAATCAAACCGCGAAAGAAGCGAGTCTAGCATCCGGCGCGGGCCGAGTGAATAGAGTTCTAACGACGTAGCGGAGTGAAGGTTCTACACTGGTATTGCACATCGTGAACGAATGACGAAGAAATCCCATACAGCTCCGAGAGCGCCGCTGCCCTTTCTGGGGCTGGCCTGCGCCGTCGGCGTCTCGACGATGTACTACAACCAGCCGCTGCTGGAGGAGATTGGCCGGACATACGGGGCTGCCGCAGGGCAGACCGGTTTCATCGCGGTAGCAACTCAGGTTGGCTATGCGATCGGGCTGCTGTGCTTTGTTCCACTGGGCGACGTGCTGGAGCGGCGTTCGCTGATGATGCGGATGTACGCTGCGGTGGCTATTGCGCTGCTGCTCGTCGCGGCAGCTCCTTCCCTGGCGTGGATGATTGCCGGATCGGTGGTGATTGGCGCGTTCTCCTCTGTAACCCACGTGGCGCTGCCAATTGCGCCGGACCTGGTGAGTCATGACCAGCGAGGCCGCGCCATCGGCACAGTGATGACTGGCTTGCTGCTTGGCATCCTGCTGGCGCGCACGTTTGCAGGCTGGGTCAGCCACATTCATGGCTGGAGATACGTCTTTGTGGTTGCGGCCGTGATGAACGCTGTTTTTGTTCCGCTGTTATGGCGCATCATGCCGAAGCTTCCACCAAAACAGGACCTGAAGTATGGCGACGCGATGCGCTCGTTGTGGACGCTCTACCGCACCCAGCCGCTGCTTCGTGAGTCGGGTCACGTCGGAGCACTGGTGTTTGCCTCGTTCAGCTGCTTCTGGACGACACTGGCATTTTTGCTGAAGAGTCACTACCAC from Acidobacteriota bacterium includes:
- a CDS encoding tetratricopeptide repeat protein: MKDGYLRDANVTRYSRQDALRILHLHTRQISSWERAGLISPAEQYTFEDLGQLRTLRDLQSSAAKARTRITAESIRASVEAMQRAAGLRNPLLEASAVRRGSRLTFRHHGALVDPLTQQLAFDFDSLSGQRLEIVHASEQKTATPSQRAADLQEMFLRAVQMEEDPATISHAIELYEVILSVQPEHAPALINLGTIHYNLRQFAKAERLYRRATSADPEYALAFFDLGNVLDEMQQLNEAIVAYQKAVALVPQYADAHYNLALAYERQGHRRRALRHWLTYVRLDPVGPWASHARDQARKIMKAEKLSIVSRRGRLVRAG
- a CDS encoding acyl-CoA dehydrogenase, with the protein product MFRDTVRDFATREIAPLVRRMDESQQMNAELLRQLFSLGLMGIEIPEQYGGAGGTFFEAILAVEEISTVDPAVGVLVDVQNTLCINALARWANEDQKKKYLSMLASNTIGAYALSEASSGSDAFALETRAVKQGGNYVLNGQKLWITNAKEAGLFIVFATIDRSAGYKGITAFLVEKDTPGFSLGKKEDKLGIRASSTCELIFRDCLIPASQVLGEPGKGYKIAIETLNEGRIGIGAQMLGLAQGAWGHAVRWAKERKQFGKPIVDFQAMQFQLAEMATDIEAARLLVYNAARLKDAKQEFLKEAAMCKYFASQVAERVASLAVEVYGGSGFVKDYPVEKLYRDAKIGKIYEGTSFMQLATIAKLTL
- a CDS encoding MFS transporter, translating into MTKKSHTAPRAPLPFLGLACAVGVSTMYYNQPLLEEIGRTYGAAAGQTGFIAVATQVGYAIGLLCFVPLGDVLERRSLMMRMYAAVAIALLLVAAAPSLAWMIAGSVVIGAFSSVTHVALPIAPDLVSHDQRGRAIGTVMTGLLLGILLARTFAGWVSHIHGWRYVFVVAAVMNAVFVPLLWRIMPKLPPKQDLKYGDAMRSLWTLYRTQPLLRESGHVGALVFASFSCFWTTLAFLLKSHYHLGAGVAGTFGLVGAAGALVAPLAGRLSDKHGSRWVLSVGMIVLTVSYLFLWGQELMHVSTGWHLVALSVGVVALDIGAQMCQLANQTRIFGLDPSARSRLNTVYMTVYFIGAAIGSALATLAWVHWQWNGVCGLAICLMLLAGVRHAMGRRDASEDHCHHTREDELMEA